TGCTCCCCGGGACCGGCAATACCTATGTCACCGAGATTTCCTTCGACATCTCGACCCTCGGCGTGGACCTGGGCAACTACAGCAAGCTCACCTTCCACAACACAGTTGAGTGTGGCAATGACCTGCTCGAGAAGGACTTCGAGTCGGTGCCCGAACCAACGACGATCATGCTCCTTGGCCTCGGTCTGCTTGGTCTCGGTGTCGCTCGCCGCAAATTCTAATATTCCGTTCTACCTCGACGCCATTGGAAGCCGCCCCGCTTGGGACGGCTTCTTCATTTTCCCCGCACCCGCCGCTTGGACTCCGCTGCGTTACCATATACATTGCCCTCGTGTTGACAACTCGACTCTGCCTCAGCCTCGCGCTGCTGATTCTTGCTGCTGACGCCACTGCCGCGTGGGCCTTCGACTATTCTCGCCTCGGCCTCAATCTCTACGGCCTCTCCTATCACCTCGATCGCCGCGATCAATCCGGGCAGCGTTTCAACGAATTCAATCCCGGCGGCGGCGTCAGTTTCGTCTTCCATGAGCACGGCAAGTCGCACTACTCCGTCGAGGGCGGCATCTTCGTCGACTCCTACCGCAAACGCGCCACCTACTTTGTGCTGGGATACGAATACGACCTGTTTAAGCCGGTCGGGATCGGCATGGTCTTCGGAGTGTACGACAGCCGCGCCGTCTCGCTGGATGGTCCCATTGTCGCCGCTGCCCCTTTTGCGGCGATCCACTACCGCCGCCTTTGCCTGCGCATCGCTCATCTGCCCGAGTTCCCGGGCATCAACCCCTACCCCTCGTTCGCAAGCTACCTGATCATCGCCCTCGGCTCGCGCCTGCAGGCGGAATAGTCGGGCCCGTTTACGGACAGCTCGCGCACGGCGCCGGACCGCCGGCAAAGATGTACGTGATCAGGTACACCGCATCCGAGATTGTGATCATCCCGCTGCAATCCGCATCGCCGCCCTCTGGCGGCACCGGCGCCGGACCGCCCGAGAAGATGTGCGTGATGAGGTACACCGCATCCGAAATCGTCACGCTCCCATTGCCGTCGGCATCGCCGCACCCGTACGAGGTCACCGTAATCGTCCGCTGGTCGCTGCTAAATTGATCCGCCACCGTCACCGTGAATTGCGACACCAGCGGCAGCGCTGGCAGCGCGCCGCTGACCGTGTCGTTGCTTTCGGTCAGCCAAGCCGGCAAGCTGCCGTAGCTGATAGTATGTGTCACGTCGTCCGGATCGGTGAAGTTCGGATAGTAGGAGAACGCCGTCTCCGTCCGCACGAGGAAGCTGTCCGGCGGCGCGATCACCGGCGCGGCGTTGACGTTGAATTCAAACGCCCAGGCCTCGCCGATGTAGGGGCATGTCCCGATCTTGCCGAGTGCATCAGCAGCCTTGAGATAGTACCGGATTTCGCTGCCCGGCGCCTGCGCCGGAATGAACGCCTCGAAAGAATCGGGATACGCCGTCGCCGTCAGCGCCACCGAGGCAAACGCCCCGCCGTTGACGCTGTAGTAAACCTTGAGTGAATCCATCACCAGCGCCGCGTCCGAATGCGCAAATACAAACGCGCTGACCCGGTACGGATTGACCGAATCACCGGTCGTCTTGAGCGGAATGTGATTGACGTACATCATCTGCCGGTCCGCAATCCCCATCGCCCGGCAATGAATCGCATCATCCGACAGCCACGAGCCGGTAAAACCGATGATCTCATAGCCCGGCATCGCATCGGCGTACGTCTGCAGCGCGTCGTCATCCCAGGCACTGCTGAACGTCGGTACCAGCACCTTCTTGTTCAGAATCAGTGAATTCGTGTATGCCGTCCCCGACGGACAGAACACCCGTACGATCTTGTACGGCTGGCCCCACGGCCCGATCATCGCGCCCAATTCCGCCGCGCGGGCGTTCAGCCGCGAGTAGTCCGGATCGGACGGCGCCACGTCCTTGACCATGATCGTATTCGGATTCAGGAATTTCGCGAAGCAATCAATGTGGTGAATCCCGCTGGTCTGCACGTATTCCAGCACCGTGTAGTCGTTGCCCAGGTAAGCCAGCATGATCGAGTCGACCTGCGCGTGCGTCAATGTCGGATTCTCGTCGTACACCAGCCGCTCCGACATCGACATCCCCATGCCGTCGCTCATATGATTTCCGCCGGTATGCGTCAGCGGCAGCGCATAGACCGGGATCCCCCAGGCCGCGCCGACGATCCCCGGAATTAAGTCGTCCTGCGGCCGCGGGCGATTGTAGATATGATCGGTGAAGCCGAGATTGCCGTTCTCGTCGAAGATCGACCACGGGCCGTAATCGCGCGTCCAGATCGAATTGGTGGCGGCGATAATAAACTCGGTGTTCAGCATGTTGACGCCGCCGGAGGTATACGTGCTGATGGCGCTCGACTGCTGCGACGTGCTGGCCACGATCGTCGTGACCATCATGTTTTCCGACATCTCCGCCACCAGGCTGACCGGAATCCCCAGCGGCCAGCGGATCAGCACCCGCTCGCATTGCTCCCACTCGGCGCAGGCGCGCATCACCCCGGAGGGCGGCGCCGTTGGTTTGAAGTTCTTTCCGATTTCATCCAGCCGCGTCTTTTCCTCCTCGGTCAAACCGATCGGGAGAAATTCCTCGGTCTCTTCCGCCAGCAGCGGCGCGGCATAATTGATCAGCAGCCCCAACAGGGCAACGAGCGTCAGCAGTCTATGCATTGTGAGTCCTATCTGGTTGTAATGACTCGGCAGTAAGTTTCAGATCAGGTAAATCGGTCTTTCATTCAAGATAACCTGAAAACGCCATTCGTCAACCCGTATTCCGGCCGCCCCTACAGCCGCGCCGGCGGCGGAACTTCAAGTTGACAACCCCGTTGCAGAACAATAGACTACAAGCATACCACGCCCCCGTAGCTCATTCGGATAGAGCATCTGCCTTCTAAGCAGAGGGTAGCAGGTTCGAGTCCTGCCGGGGGTATTTAATCCCCACAGCAACAACGACTTCCAGAGACAGCACAAACCGAAACATGAGGCCAAAATGACCCTAAAGGGCCTCTGACATGTAGGAGCTGTCATGGAAGACCATCTCAAGAGATTGTATGAAACGGTCGATGATTTCAAAGTGGGTAAGAACTGGAAGACGTACGTCGATGCGTTTGTCTTCGGCTGCAAGATTCGAAACCTGGCCCCACGCACGCTCAACGTCTACGCGGAGAGATTGGGGTATCTTGCCCGCCACCTCGAGGCTAGAGGCATCGACATCGAGAAAGTTACGAAGCAGGATATTCAAGACTACCTGCTGTCGTTGATCGGCGTAGTTTCTGACGAAACCGTGAATGGCAGAATCCGCGTCTACCGGCGGTTCTTTACCTACCTCGAAGAGGAAGGCTTCTGGAAGAAGCCGAATCCAACTCACAAGCTGAAACTCATCAAAGCTTCCAAACGAATCAAACCGGTAATCTCACCAGAGCAAGTCGGCCAGATTCTTCAATCGCTCAACCGGAATACGTTTGAGGGCTACCGGAACCTGACCATGGTCATGCTCTTCTGGGACGCCATGATCCGGAAAGAGGAACTCATAACGCTACGCCTCGAACATGTGGACCTGCGGGCGGGCCTAATCAAGGTGTACGGCAAAGGCCGGAAAGAGCGACAGGTCCCGATGGGGTCGAAGACTATCAAAACACTGCATTTCTACCTGAATCGTTGGCGACAGGACATACCTGGTGATCTGGTCTTCTGTCAACGGAACGGCGATCAAATCACTTCTCGACATTGCCACAAGATCATTCAGGACATCGGGAAAAGGGTCGGGGTGAATTTGTATCCGCACTTGATTCGTCATAGCGCTGCCACGTACTTCATTCGCCAGGGTGGATCGCCAGTGATTTTGCAGAAAATTCTCGGCCACACGTCGTTGGTGGTGACCCAGAATTACCTTCACATGAGCACGAAAGACCTCGTCGACACCTATGATCGGTTCAGCCCGGCTAATGCCCTGAGATTCTGATTTTTTAGATTGACAGAGTATACGTGATTTCGCGTTATTTGACGTGATTTTACAGTAATTGCCGTCTAGCTCCTACGGAGATTGACGGATAATCAAGTTTTTCGGTTAGACCAGAAAGTTGCCGGTGACGAATATGGGACATCTTGACATAGAGGAAGTCGCTTCGATTTTTGACAAATCTGTTCGGGTAATGAGAGACTACAAACGACTTGGGATCATCCAGCCCGTCCGACGGGATGGCATGAAAGACTTTTACGATCGAGATGAAGTGGACGAAGCCAAACGACGGATTGACGCCTTGTCAGTTAGTAAGAATTTGTCGGAGATTGCAGAAATCGTCGCCCGGGAACGCAGAAAGATGAGACGGGCATAACCCCGTCCGATGCGAGCGGATGCAATACTTCAGTAAAACGTATCGTTGCCGC
This is a stretch of genomic DNA from Candidatus Zixiibacteriota bacterium. It encodes these proteins:
- a CDS encoding tyrosine-type recombinase/integrase, which produces MEDHLKRLYETVDDFKVGKNWKTYVDAFVFGCKIRNLAPRTLNVYAERLGYLARHLEARGIDIEKVTKQDIQDYLLSLIGVVSDETVNGRIRVYRRFFTYLEEEGFWKKPNPTHKLKLIKASKRIKPVISPEQVGQILQSLNRNTFEGYRNLTMVMLFWDAMIRKEELITLRLEHVDLRAGLIKVYGKGRKERQVPMGSKTIKTLHFYLNRWRQDIPGDLVFCQRNGDQITSRHCHKIIQDIGKRVGVNLYPHLIRHSAATYFIRQGGSPVILQKILGHTSLVVTQNYLHMSTKDLVDTYDRFSPANALRF
- a CDS encoding agmatine deiminase family protein, which gives rise to MHRLLTLVALLGLLINYAAPLLAEETEEFLPIGLTEEEKTRLDEIGKNFKPTAPPSGVMRACAEWEQCERVLIRWPLGIPVSLVAEMSENMMVTTIVASTSQQSSAISTYTSGGVNMLNTEFIIAATNSIWTRDYGPWSIFDENGNLGFTDHIYNRPRPQDDLIPGIVGAAWGIPVYALPLTHTGGNHMSDGMGMSMSERLVYDENPTLTHAQVDSIMLAYLGNDYTVLEYVQTSGIHHIDCFAKFLNPNTIMVKDVAPSDPDYSRLNARAAELGAMIGPWGQPYKIVRVFCPSGTAYTNSLILNKKVLVPTFSSAWDDDALQTYADAMPGYEIIGFTGSWLSDDAIHCRAMGIADRQMMYVNHIPLKTTGDSVNPYRVSAFVFAHSDAALVMDSLKVYYSVNGGAFASVALTATAYPDSFEAFIPAQAPGSEIRYYLKAADALGKIGTCPYIGEAWAFEFNVNAAPVIAPPDSFLVRTETAFSYYPNFTDPDDVTHTISYGSLPAWLTESNDTVSGALPALPLVSQFTVTVADQFSSDQRTITVTSYGCGDADGNGSVTISDAVYLITHIFSGGPAPVPPEGGDADCSGMITISDAVYLITYIFAGGPAPCASCP
- a CDS encoding MerR family transcriptional regulator, which translates into the protein MGHLDIEEVASIFDKSVRVMRDYKRLGIIQPVRRDGMKDFYDRDEVDEAKRRIDALSVSKNLSEIAEIVARERRKMRRA